The Chthonomonas sp. genome includes a window with the following:
- a CDS encoding protoheme IX farnesyltransferase has protein sequence MNRSLGLGRFSAGLLIYTLVVIVWGAFVRISFSGDGCGIHWPLCDGQILPAMVDSKTLIEFVHRISSGIIGPLSLGLLYWCHRVAPKKSQLRKSALAVVALTITEGLIGAQLVLKSYVAGNATAERALWGGIHLVNTFFLLAAMTMVVWLAFGKPQLRLKGQGPAMTAIVIGLVGVLLMGVTGAIAALGNMVDHSAAASLAEGIRKDFDPSSHFLVRLRLSHPLIATSVGVYVVFLMSYLTKVRPAAEMRKLSNLVVGIFAFQMVFGVANLVMQRPLLMALGHLLVADVLWIALILACAQALNKNAEVVLLAEPTTETPEPTPVMEPAVPLWKAYIELTKPRVISLLLFTTVTAAFIAAKGWPGGWLLVAITLGGYAAAGAANAINMVYDRDIDIRMERTAKRPTVTHRISSANALLFALVLESFSFVLLWSVCNLLSAVMALAGLLFYVFIYTMALKRRTWHNIVIGGAAGAFPPLVGYSAVTGSLSPLAWVLFAIIFLWTPVHFWALALLIKDDYRAAGIPMLPVVRGERATVLQIALYTVLTVIVSLLPLLMGQSGPIYLVAALALNAVLFVRTFQLVQAPDNAKARTLFKYSMVYLAALFLMIAIDRGVLS, from the coding sequence ATGAATCGTTCCCTAGGCTTAGGCCGCTTCTCGGCTGGCTTGCTGATCTATACGTTGGTCGTGATCGTTTGGGGTGCGTTCGTCCGAATATCGTTCTCCGGCGATGGGTGCGGCATCCACTGGCCACTCTGCGATGGGCAGATCTTGCCCGCGATGGTCGACAGCAAGACGCTCATCGAGTTTGTTCACCGTATCAGCTCAGGGATCATCGGACCCCTTTCCTTAGGCTTGCTGTATTGGTGCCACCGCGTCGCGCCCAAGAAGTCTCAGCTAAGAAAGTCTGCATTGGCCGTCGTGGCGCTCACGATTACAGAGGGGCTCATCGGCGCTCAGCTCGTTTTGAAGAGCTACGTCGCGGGCAACGCGACGGCTGAACGCGCGCTCTGGGGTGGCATCCACCTCGTCAACACGTTTTTCCTTCTCGCCGCGATGACCATGGTTGTGTGGCTGGCTTTTGGTAAGCCTCAGCTGCGACTGAAAGGCCAGGGACCCGCGATGACCGCCATCGTCATCGGGCTCGTGGGCGTGCTGCTCATGGGCGTGACCGGAGCGATTGCCGCGCTCGGCAACATGGTCGACCACAGCGCTGCCGCAAGCCTCGCCGAAGGGATTCGCAAGGATTTCGATCCTTCTTCGCACTTCCTCGTACGGTTGCGACTGTCCCACCCGCTCATCGCCACGAGCGTCGGCGTCTACGTCGTCTTCTTGATGAGCTACCTCACCAAGGTGCGCCCCGCCGCAGAAATGCGAAAGCTGTCGAACCTGGTCGTCGGCATCTTTGCGTTCCAGATGGTCTTTGGTGTTGCGAACCTGGTGATGCAGCGACCGCTCCTCATGGCGCTCGGTCACCTGCTCGTCGCCGACGTGCTGTGGATTGCGTTGATCCTGGCTTGCGCTCAGGCGCTGAACAAGAACGCCGAGGTCGTACTCCTCGCCGAGCCAACCACCGAGACTCCCGAACCAACCCCGGTCATGGAACCCGCCGTCCCGCTCTGGAAGGCGTACATCGAGCTCACCAAGCCGCGCGTGATCAGCTTGCTCTTGTTCACCACGGTCACCGCCGCATTCATTGCGGCGAAGGGTTGGCCGGGCGGATGGCTGCTCGTTGCGATCACGCTCGGAGGCTATGCCGCCGCCGGTGCCGCGAACGCGATCAACATGGTTTACGACCGGGACATCGACATTCGCATGGAGCGAACGGCGAAGCGTCCCACGGTTACGCACCGGATCAGCAGTGCCAACGCTCTGCTCTTCGCGCTCGTGCTCGAATCGTTCAGCTTCGTGCTGCTCTGGAGCGTGTGCAATCTCTTGAGCGCGGTCATGGCGCTGGCGGGACTGTTGTTCTACGTTTTCATCTACACCATGGCGCTCAAGCGCCGAACCTGGCACAACATCGTCATCGGCGGCGCAGCCGGGGCGTTCCCTCCGCTAGTAGGTTATTCCGCGGTCACCGGCTCGCTCAGTCCGCTCGCTTGGGTGCTCTTCGCGATCATCTTCCTCTGGACTCCGGTGCACTTCTGGGCGCTCGCGCTGCTCATCAAAGACGACTATCGCGCGGCCGGGATTCCGATGCTGCCGGTTGTCCGAGGTGAACGGGCAACGGTGCTGCAGATCGCGCTGTACACCGTCTTGACCGTGATCGTGAGCCTGCTGCCGCTGCTCATGGGACAGTCCGGCCCGATCTACCTGGTGGCTGCCCTCGCTCTCAATGCCGTGTTGTTCGTCCGGACGTTCCAGCTGGTCCAAGCGCCTGACAACGCCAAGGCGCGGACCCTCTTCAAATACTCAATGGTCTATCTGGCCGCCCTCTTTTTGATGATTGCGATCGACCGAGGAGTGCTCTCGTGA
- a CDS encoding cytochrome c3 family protein, with protein MAQLFKPSANTLARASSVLAAALPVVAIVVGSQITRSPANTGVEIPLEQPVPFSHKHHAYELGIDCRYCHTGVEETGFAGLPQTETCMTCHSQIWTNSPLLDPVRQSYQTGKPIEWTLVNKAPEFVYFNHSIHIDRGVSCNHCHGPVTEMQITWKGKPFQMAWCLECHTQPEKYLYEDPEAAARGMSPRQQVFNLYLKKQSDPKGQKMTPQEQQLIHGGEQKTSVAELIKRGNELLKERGVKKDQLADCTVCHH; from the coding sequence ATGGCTCAGTTATTTAAGCCCTCGGCGAATACTCTGGCGCGCGCCAGTTCGGTACTCGCGGCGGCCCTGCCGGTCGTGGCCATCGTCGTGGGATCCCAGATCACACGATCGCCCGCCAATACGGGCGTCGAGATCCCGCTGGAACAGCCGGTCCCGTTTAGCCACAAGCACCATGCGTACGAACTCGGCATCGACTGCCGGTACTGTCACACGGGCGTGGAAGAGACCGGGTTTGCGGGCCTGCCTCAGACCGAGACGTGCATGACCTGCCACTCGCAGATCTGGACGAACTCACCTTTGCTGGATCCGGTACGCCAGAGCTACCAGACGGGCAAGCCCATCGAGTGGACCTTGGTCAACAAGGCGCCCGAGTTTGTGTACTTCAACCACTCGATCCACATCGATCGTGGCGTGAGCTGCAACCACTGCCATGGTCCGGTGACCGAGATGCAGATCACTTGGAAGGGTAAGCCATTCCAGATGGCGTGGTGCTTGGAGTGCCACACCCAGCCAGAGAAGTACCTCTACGAGGATCCCGAAGCCGCTGCGCGAGGAATGTCGCCCCGGCAGCAGGTCTTCAACCTCTATCTGAAGAAGCAGTCCGATCCGAAGGGGCAGAAAATGACCCCGCAGGAGCAGCAACTCATCCACGGCGGCGAGCAGAAGACCTCGGTCGCGGAGCTCATCAAGCGTGGAAACGAGCTGCTCAAGGAGCGAGGGGTCAAGAAAGATCAGCTCGCCGATTGTACGGTCTGCCACCACTAA